A single region of the Desulfotignum phosphitoxidans DSM 13687 genome encodes:
- a CDS encoding ABC transporter permease has product MLFRRIYQFMIVYGIFLGLLLAVKTGLSLSDYVIPGIPLILDTAGQVAGGFFKDVLDTLSVAILGQGISIFLAFFVGILGRRSSWAGSMIRVTAYNIQAYPIVALAPIIFILLGDGFLSRLLIAAMICYFPLLLSVLGVMAAPVTDIEHFYIATGRMRWHLEVKIRAFENLSKLTTVIAGSATLAMAGTIVAEFIAANAGIGYSIRIALYQSDLAAILTALFMIGIVISVYQGLLESLGEAVKAKWGSENKGALL; this is encoded by the coding sequence ATGCTTTTTAGACGGATTTACCAGTTCATGATTGTGTATGGGATCTTTTTGGGACTGTTGCTGGCCGTGAAAACCGGATTGTCCTTATCGGATTATGTGATCCCGGGAATCCCGCTGATTCTGGATACGGCGGGTCAGGTGGCGGGCGGCTTTTTCAAAGACGTGCTGGATACCCTGTCCGTGGCCATCCTGGGCCAGGGGATTTCCATTTTTCTGGCGTTTTTCGTCGGCATTCTGGGCCGGCGTTCTTCCTGGGCCGGTTCCATGATCCGGGTGACCGCCTACAATATCCAGGCCTATCCCATCGTGGCCCTGGCCCCCATTATTTTTATTCTGCTGGGGGACGGATTTTTATCCCGGCTACTCATCGCGGCCATGATCTGTTATTTCCCGCTGCTGCTGTCCGTGCTGGGGGTGATGGCCGCACCTGTGACGGATATTGAGCATTTTTACATCGCCACCGGGCGCATGCGCTGGCACCTGGAAGTCAAGATCCGGGCGTTTGAAAATTTGAGCAAACTGACCACCGTGATTGCCGGCAGCGCCACCCTGGCCATGGCCGGTACCATTGTGGCGGAATTCATCGCCGCCAATGCCGGCATCGGGTACAGCATCCGCATTGCATTGTACCAGAGTGATCTGGCCGCCATTCTCACGGCCCTGTTCATGATCGGAATCGTGATTTCCGTGTACCAGGGTCTGCTTGAATCCCTGGGCGAAGCCGTCAAGGCAAAATGGGGATCGGAAAACAAAGGAGCTTTGTTATGA
- a CDS encoding ABC transporter substrate-binding protein, with amino-acid sequence MTHIQRMVIGMAVWMAVAACALWIPTAQAEQTRFNYRLKWLFNTSVAGDVFAMENGFFADAGLDVQVREGSPEKDAIKELELGYAHFGVASADQVIRALEKGADVVVLAQVFQINPMQWIYRYPQVQITHPADLKQYHLGVTFGGNDETIMQTLLATADLTLRDVKVTGVRFDFTPFLKNQVDLWPVYRNSQGVILADRLAKEGETVRFLNPADFGVDFVANSIVTSGAMAADYPDLVARFLSALLAAWEAAMDPANQASVLAAVKKYDTGTQGQVQAAQLDVTRTLVKPDPDIPVGRIQTAAWAQTEAIMLDQGLIRTPVHVTSRLRNPVLVQ; translated from the coding sequence ATGACACACATACAACGGATGGTCATCGGGATGGCTGTATGGATGGCCGTGGCTGCCTGCGCCCTGTGGATACCCACGGCACAGGCGGAACAGACGCGTTTCAACTACCGGCTCAAATGGCTGTTTAACACCAGTGTGGCAGGTGACGTGTTTGCCATGGAAAACGGGTTTTTCGCGGATGCCGGCCTGGATGTACAGGTCAGAGAGGGCAGCCCGGAAAAAGATGCCATCAAGGAGCTGGAGCTTGGATATGCCCATTTTGGAGTGGCATCCGCAGATCAGGTGATCCGGGCCCTGGAAAAAGGCGCGGATGTGGTGGTTCTGGCCCAGGTGTTTCAGATCAACCCCATGCAGTGGATCTATCGGTACCCCCAGGTACAGATCACGCACCCGGCGGATTTGAAGCAGTACCACTTAGGGGTCACCTTTGGGGGCAATGATGAAACCATCATGCAAACCCTTCTGGCAACGGCGGATCTGACACTGAGGGATGTAAAAGTCACGGGGGTTCGGTTTGATTTTACCCCGTTTCTGAAAAACCAGGTGGATCTGTGGCCGGTGTACCGCAATTCCCAGGGCGTAATCCTGGCGGACCGGCTGGCAAAAGAAGGCGAAACCGTCCGGTTTCTCAACCCGGCGGATTTCGGCGTGGACTTTGTGGCCAACTCCATTGTGACCTCCGGGGCAATGGCGGCCGATTATCCGGATCTGGTGGCACGGTTTCTGTCCGCTTTGCTTGCCGCCTGGGAAGCGGCCATGGATCCGGCCAACCAGGCCTCGGTACTGGCCGCCGTGAAAAAATACGACACCGGCACCCAGGGACAGGTGCAGGCGGCCCAGCTGGATGTCACCCGGACCCTGGTCAAACCGGACCCGGATATTCCCGTGGGCCGGATACAGACGGCTGCCTGGGCCCAGACCGAAGCCATCATGCTGGACCAGGGGCTGATCAGAACACCCGTGCATGTCACCTCCCGGCTCAGGAATCCGGTATTGGTCCAATAA
- a CDS encoding type III pantothenate kinase, which yields MLLVIDVGNTNTVIGVYDDKDQLKENWRIRTVRDNTADEFNILARALFADRGLPLTALSRVVISSVVPSSVGILDGFCRRYLGLTPLWIQPSCVKQRMPILYSNPNEVGADRIVNAVAAYDKYKTGLIIIDFGTATTFDVITPAGEYLGGAICPGVMIASEALFRKASRLPRVEIFSAPEKVIGTDTIGSMQSGIIHGNAAMVDGMVERMRKELPHPLKVIATGGLAPLIADLSTTIETVDQSLTLEGLRIIAGEFNEKT from the coding sequence ATGCTGCTGGTGATCGATGTGGGCAATACCAATACCGTGATCGGTGTCTATGATGACAAGGATCAGCTTAAGGAAAACTGGCGGATCCGGACCGTCCGGGACAATACGGCCGATGAATTCAATATTCTGGCCCGGGCCCTGTTTGCCGACAGAGGCCTGCCTTTGACCGCCCTCAGCCGGGTGGTCATCTCTTCCGTGGTGCCGTCGTCCGTGGGGATTCTGGACGGATTCTGCCGGCGCTACCTGGGCCTGACCCCTTTGTGGATCCAGCCGTCCTGCGTGAAACAACGGATGCCCATCCTGTACAGCAACCCCAATGAGGTGGGGGCGGACCGCATCGTCAATGCCGTGGCTGCTTATGACAAGTACAAAACCGGACTGATCATCATCGATTTCGGCACTGCCACCACGTTTGACGTCATCACTCCGGCCGGGGAATACCTGGGCGGTGCTATCTGTCCCGGGGTGATGATCGCTTCGGAAGCCCTGTTCCGGAAAGCGTCCCGCCTGCCCCGCGTGGAAATTTTTTCCGCACCTGAAAAAGTGATCGGCACGGATACCATCGGGAGTATGCAGTCCGGCATCATTCACGGCAACGCGGCCATGGTGGACGGAATGGTGGAACGGATGAGAAAAGAACTGCCGCACCCTTTGAAAGTGATTGCCACGGGCGGTCTGGCACCGCTGATTGCCGATCTGTCCACCACCATTGAAACCGTGGATCAATCCCTGACCCTGGAAGGCCTGCGGATCATTGCCGGTGAATTCAACGAAAAAACCTGA
- a CDS encoding efflux RND transporter periplasmic adaptor subunit, which produces MTQKRLIKHLLYCFMISPLFFPSTVFAQQPPAPQVRVMTIEEQNVVPADEYVGHVEAIQTVELRARVEGFLEEVSFTEGDYVQEGQVLYRIEPDGYNARVAMEKARVAQAEAELARAQSHLKRMQTVNPQSISALDLDNAVAAELAATANLAAARATLENSELNLAYTTISAPIAGRIGRTEYTRGNLVNPASGVLATIVQTHPVRVAYAISENDFNAVKKALREMDTPGEKQLSPRLILPGNELFPETGQVVFVDNRVDTATGTITVRARFDNADRLLLPGQYVTVQVRAADPKLMPVVPQSAVLVNQEGRYVLTVKDGIATPQPIVTGTALDRMWAVESGLEAGDRIIVSGIQKVQPGQPVTVLPADSEN; this is translated from the coding sequence ATGACTCAGAAACGGCTGATCAAACATCTGTTGTATTGTTTTATGATTTCACCCCTGTTTTTCCCCAGCACGGTATTTGCCCAACAACCGCCTGCGCCCCAGGTGCGCGTGATGACCATCGAGGAACAGAACGTGGTGCCGGCTGACGAATATGTGGGCCATGTGGAAGCGATCCAGACCGTGGAACTGCGGGCCCGGGTGGAAGGGTTTCTGGAAGAGGTGAGCTTCACGGAAGGAGATTATGTCCAGGAAGGTCAGGTCCTGTACCGCATTGAACCGGATGGGTATAACGCCCGGGTGGCCATGGAAAAGGCCCGGGTGGCCCAGGCTGAAGCAGAACTGGCCCGGGCACAAAGTCACTTGAAACGGATGCAAACAGTGAACCCCCAAAGCATTTCCGCCCTGGACCTGGACAATGCCGTGGCCGCCGAGCTGGCAGCCACGGCCAACCTGGCCGCGGCCCGGGCCACCCTGGAAAACAGTGAACTGAACCTGGCCTACACCACCATTTCCGCGCCCATCGCAGGCCGCATCGGCCGCACCGAATATACCCGGGGAAACCTGGTCAATCCGGCGTCCGGCGTTTTGGCCACCATCGTCCAGACCCATCCCGTCCGGGTGGCCTATGCCATCAGCGAAAATGATTTCAATGCCGTGAAAAAAGCGCTCCGGGAAATGGATACGCCCGGAGAAAAACAGCTCTCCCCCCGGTTGATTCTGCCGGGAAATGAACTGTTTCCGGAAACAGGCCAGGTGGTTTTTGTGGACAACCGGGTGGACACGGCCACCGGCACCATCACGGTGCGTGCAAGGTTTGACAATGCCGACCGCCTGCTTTTGCCGGGCCAGTATGTCACGGTCCAGGTCCGGGCCGCAGACCCGAAACTGATGCCGGTGGTACCCCAGTCCGCCGTGCTGGTGAATCAGGAGGGCCGGTATGTGTTGACCGTCAAGGACGGGATCGCCACCCCACAACCCATTGTCACGGGCACTGCCCTGGACCGGATGTGGGCCGTGGAATCCGGACTTGAGGCCGGGGATCGGATCATTGTCAGCGGAATTCAGAAAGTGCAGCCCGGCCAGCCGGTCACGGTGCTGCCGGCGGATTCGGAGAACTGA
- a CDS encoding PA2778 family cysteine peptidase: MIRTCYFLAVLVLIFGTGCAGRNDVRLVWPAQGVELTATPFFAQEKYQCGPAALAMLLGASGVAVHPEDLVPAVYLPKRQGSLQMELAAACRQWGRIAYPISAGLTGLTAEIQSGHPVLVLQNLGFERWPIYHYAVVIGVLPPDRVVLRSGTKERVEMSAADFNRTWQRAGSWGLIALSPGDLPQTVDPLAYMTAVAAFESAGNENAVAATAAYRAAQAAWPDNSMVLFAWANNHLELNRPARAESLYRTLLAADPDHVAAANNLAEALVLQGDLAQALAVIQTAVHIAEQTRSPLLETIKHTRQEIAQALPEKTAEPSNGLKDFQKREESATFSQSE; the protein is encoded by the coding sequence ATGATCCGGACATGTTATTTTCTGGCTGTCCTGGTGCTGATTTTCGGGACCGGATGCGCCGGCAGAAATGATGTCCGGCTTGTGTGGCCTGCCCAGGGCGTGGAGTTGACGGCCACGCCCTTTTTTGCCCAGGAAAAATACCAGTGCGGCCCGGCGGCCCTGGCCATGCTGCTGGGGGCTTCCGGGGTTGCGGTTCATCCGGAGGATCTGGTTCCGGCCGTTTATCTGCCAAAGCGACAGGGAAGTCTTCAGATGGAACTGGCTGCCGCGTGCCGGCAATGGGGGCGGATTGCCTATCCGATATCTGCCGGCCTGACCGGGCTCACAGCTGAGATTCAATCCGGGCACCCGGTGCTGGTACTGCAGAACCTAGGATTTGAACGGTGGCCGATCTACCACTATGCCGTGGTGATCGGCGTGCTGCCCCCGGACCGGGTGGTGTTACGTTCCGGCACCAAAGAAAGGGTGGAGATGTCGGCGGCGGATTTCAACCGGACCTGGCAGCGTGCCGGGTCATGGGGCCTGATCGCCTTGAGTCCCGGTGATCTGCCGCAAACGGTGGATCCTTTGGCCTATATGACGGCGGTGGCTGCGTTTGAGTCCGCCGGGAATGAAAATGCCGTTGCCGCCACAGCAGCATACCGGGCCGCACAGGCGGCATGGCCTGACAATTCCATGGTTCTGTTCGCTTGGGCCAACAATCATCTGGAACTAAACCGGCCGGCCCGGGCCGAGTCCCTTTACCGGACCCTGCTGGCAGCGGATCCGGATCATGTGGCTGCGGCCAACAACCTTGCCGAAGCCCTGGTCCTGCAGGGTGACCTTGCTCAGGCTTTGGCGGTGATTCAAACCGCAGTCCACATTGCGGAACAGACCCGGTCTCCACTTCTGGAAACAATCAAACACACCCGGCAGGAGATTGCGCAGGCGTTGCCGGAAAAAACCGCTGAACCTTCGAACGGACTCAAGGATTTTCAAAAAAGAGAAGAAAGTGCCACTTTTTCCCAATCCGAATAA
- a CDS encoding C45 family autoproteolytic acyltransferase/hydolase: MKIKTVSIILLCILSFPVTIWTFPSKGGLPQSHMVIYDTIIQNEQHLKYPLKFVDSFEDGTGYLSPNGIYPVLNLFGDWRSMGRQYGYLLQHQLRKFHDEISADVMARGIAYQDQVEFATLVSMVYGSEIHQLMDGIADTSGLSRQEVLVLNAGMMLLTGAVLADDPPAACSGIAAWGENTSDDMLVFGRNWDINREAMTHYMKYLGVVVFHPLNGLALANIHPVGNLYLETGMNETGLFLELNNGEQSNNGYDPGAEDTASVLLRVLASSRTINEAFIMLKKTPADLSYIIQLADPYRSVSMERATFGCRLREGKYPGLLATYNSFVPPYPQEWEALINPPPPVSQDPRLANLRNLGNSPEYKGRFNLDNLKKLMDISVKDGGAVHGGTVYQVIAIPETKAIWLRGLDYSDWEKVALSSLF; the protein is encoded by the coding sequence ATGAAAATAAAAACAGTCTCTATCATTTTACTATGCATTCTGTCATTTCCTGTCACCATATGGACTTTTCCTTCAAAAGGTGGATTGCCCCAGTCCCACATGGTCATTTATGACACCATCATACAAAATGAACAACATTTGAAATACCCTCTCAAATTTGTGGATTCTTTTGAGGACGGCACTGGATATTTATCACCCAACGGCATCTATCCGGTACTCAATCTTTTTGGGGACTGGCGTTCGATGGGCCGTCAGTATGGATACCTATTACAGCACCAGCTACGGAAATTTCATGATGAAATTTCTGCGGATGTGATGGCCAGAGGAATCGCATATCAAGATCAAGTTGAATTTGCCACCTTGGTTTCCATGGTTTATGGATCGGAAATCCATCAGCTTATGGATGGTATAGCAGATACTTCGGGGTTGAGCAGACAGGAAGTACTTGTTTTAAATGCCGGCATGATGCTGCTCACAGGTGCGGTTCTGGCAGATGATCCCCCGGCTGCTTGCAGCGGGATTGCCGCATGGGGAGAAAATACTTCTGACGATATGCTGGTGTTTGGCAGAAACTGGGATATCAATCGTGAAGCCATGACCCATTATATGAAATACTTAGGTGTTGTGGTATTCCATCCTTTGAACGGTCTTGCCCTGGCCAATATCCATCCAGTAGGAAACCTGTATCTTGAAACGGGAATGAATGAAACCGGTCTTTTTCTGGAACTGAACAACGGGGAACAGTCAAACAATGGATATGATCCCGGGGCCGAAGATACCGCTTCCGTTCTTCTTAGAGTGCTTGCTTCCAGTCGCACCATCAATGAAGCGTTTATAATGCTGAAAAAAACACCGGCAGATTTGTCTTACATCATTCAGCTTGCCGACCCATACCGGTCTGTATCCATGGAAAGAGCCACATTTGGTTGCCGGCTCAGAGAAGGAAAATACCCTGGACTCCTTGCCACATATAACAGTTTTGTTCCGCCATATCCACAGGAATGGGAAGCCTTGATAAATCCCCCGCCGCCTGTTTCCCAGGACCCAAGACTGGCCAATCTCAGAAATCTGGGGAATTCACCTGAATACAAAGGCCGGTTCAATTTAGACAACCTGAAAAAATTAATGGATATTTCTGTCAAAGATGGAGGTGCCGTTCATGGTGGGACAGTTTATCAGGTCATTGCCATCCCGGAAACAAAAGCCATATGGTTGCGGGGCCTTGATTATTCGGATTGGGAAAAAGTGGCACTTTCTTCTCTTTTTTGA
- a CDS encoding PA2779 family protein: protein MIRLLTKTCIFLLTGIFVITSAVVPAIDAKMIDTNVYLSQEADAARGELASLMAREDVREKMAALGVNPDDAANRIAALTDQEVSQLQNRIDELPAGSGVLAVLGIVLVVLIVLELVGVTNVFNRM from the coding sequence ATGATCCGTCTGCTTACCAAGACCTGTATTTTTCTTTTGACCGGCATCTTTGTGATCACCAGCGCGGTGGTTCCGGCTATAGATGCCAAAATGATCGACACCAACGTATACCTGAGCCAGGAGGCGGATGCGGCCCGGGGGGAACTGGCATCGTTGATGGCCCGGGAAGATGTGAGGGAAAAAATGGCGGCTTTGGGTGTGAACCCGGATGATGCGGCCAACCGCATCGCGGCATTGACCGATCAGGAGGTGTCCCAGCTTCAGAACCGCATTGATGAACTGCCGGCCGGTTCCGGGGTGCTGGCCGTGCTGGGCATTGTGCTGGTGGTATTGATCGTCCTTGAACTGGTGGGTGTCACCAATGTTTTTAACCGAATGTAA
- a CDS encoding ATP-binding cassette domain-containing protein has translation MRLECNGLNFTYPGSEIQVIDNLSFSMTGPGFYAVFGPSGVGKTSFARLLTRHADLLDQPVKTPGIDTILYTYNLERLPGWAAVGRHLDQVCPPDRQGLKKELIALFCLEPVLDARFSQLSMGQQNRMNLIRYLLQDFDLMILDESLANVDEKLRQTILPAIKERFAHKMFLYISHNLMEVARFCKEILVLAEPSRNMSSRLISGLNETSGGKVDKSALDRVMLEIMNAF, from the coding sequence ATGCGTCTGGAATGCAATGGATTGAATTTTACCTATCCGGGATCGGAAATCCAGGTGATTGACAACTTGAGTTTTTCCATGACAGGCCCCGGGTTTTATGCGGTGTTCGGGCCGTCCGGGGTGGGAAAGACCTCGTTTGCCCGGCTGCTGACCCGGCATGCGGATCTTTTGGATCAGCCCGTGAAGACCCCGGGCATTGACACCATTTTGTATACCTATAATCTGGAACGGCTGCCGGGATGGGCGGCTGTCGGCCGTCACCTGGATCAGGTCTGCCCGCCGGACCGGCAGGGCCTCAAAAAAGAACTCATCGCGCTCTTCTGCCTGGAACCGGTGCTGGACGCCCGGTTTTCCCAGTTGTCCATGGGGCAGCAGAACCGCATGAACCTGATCCGGTATCTGCTCCAGGATTTTGACCTGATGATTCTGGATGAAAGCCTGGCCAATGTGGATGAAAAACTGCGACAGACCATTCTGCCGGCCATCAAGGAGCGGTTTGCCCACAAGATGTTTCTGTATATTTCCCACAACCTTATGGAAGTGGCCCGGTTCTGCAAAGAGATCCTGGTGCTGGCCGAGCCGTCCCGGAACATGTCCAGCCGCCTGATTTCAGGCCTGAACGAAACATCCGGGGGTAAAGTGGATAAATCCGCTCTGGACCGGGTTATGCTGGAGATCATGAATGCTTTTTAG
- a CDS encoding autotransporter domain-containing protein produces the protein MDPLPTRFDLRDIDKKAYIGPVKNQNPFGTCYSFGANAAAESTYNRAMGLYNDQAVSFSESFIIWSLGQKYDGFPGGNYGAGADYAYDELQGLVDYGVVPAHVFPYTPELMNLYNDDENLTLNYHWDVPRVQFSGWHRLPANDIETFKRAIMTFGALDVAVLAQEDFSFYEGGIFSDDLTEASFPLEFYSPTNHAVSLVGWDDDEQVWILRNSWGPGWGEDGYMRISYHSARVALEGTYLRYGDWEGVDHDIINTTGITADLQYSGVQPVARGLYEWGGNHASMVNESTIDATISVDEGNPYVHGMFLWAGRDSLIENHGSITAASRSENDQSTAYGIVLQGHKVLNTGSIQVEAEAMENDRATAYGIRMFGFDDTAVLTNEGNVVSEAPTPNGWAYGLFGSGLSKLINNGQVTAKGNGMGAGVMTYDDTTVQNTGVIESHAEDGSSFGVFQYGGRLTNSASGKIVATSNQGESTGIGGGMFDYFINAGTITSQSSQGFARGIFVSDSKFIMNSGLIDVNASGMESESYGVLIEGETRFENTGTIRANATNTAFGAAIQNRGTLINHPGATISASSSGGDAFAISLDHAIAINNGMVTGDTLLDNDSLLMGNGIHTGDLLSNFSQVTPGNSIGTLTVTGDYHQGAGSTLAIEVDQSASDILHVSGTAFLDGTLHIIPIGYVSDSSHTFLNAAGISGAFTTISSPAVFDIDISDNALGLGFDLNRNSYTSLVSNPAHADMADILDHTRPSASNDIADILNLLDTMDMNGLDRAMGNIYPAMHGAAGYAVLGNIQRNNRHLQRQMDLTDAFRFTDPDPDADPESDDGQTWRSWATATGSETRHHSHGAVPGFREKTGGLMVGADHKPTDKKTFGGAIAVSYQNLDGKMNIGQSTIESYQGFLYSQWTETQEGQGAYVNTGLGAGIVEIDTDRTIHFLNRTATSDHTAQTGALFMGTGYGFKYADWLVRPGFDMNYAFMHEDSFTESGADSMTLDVDSRTSYSLQSHIGLNLSRKLTFETGELIPEFRIGWIHEFFPDPKNFNARFHDTPYSFEAPGRDMPKNSGLVGASLKTRFSRVLFGAFDYDYYFMEANQGSAHKFNIQIQYHF, from the coding sequence ATGGACCCATTGCCGACCCGGTTCGACCTCCGTGATATTGACAAAAAAGCCTACATCGGGCCCGTTAAAAACCAAAATCCTTTTGGCACCTGTTACTCCTTTGGCGCCAATGCGGCTGCAGAAAGCACATACAACCGGGCCATGGGACTGTACAATGACCAGGCGGTCTCTTTTTCAGAATCATTTATTATCTGGAGCCTGGGACAAAAATATGATGGATTCCCGGGGGGCAATTACGGGGCAGGAGCTGATTATGCATATGATGAACTCCAGGGACTGGTGGATTATGGCGTGGTTCCTGCCCATGTGTTTCCCTACACACCCGAATTGATGAACCTGTACAATGATGACGAAAATCTGACACTCAATTATCACTGGGATGTCCCCAGAGTCCAGTTCTCAGGCTGGCACCGACTGCCGGCCAATGATATTGAGACCTTTAAACGGGCGATTATGACTTTCGGTGCATTGGATGTTGCCGTTCTTGCACAGGAGGACTTCAGCTTTTATGAAGGGGGGATATTCTCCGATGACCTGACAGAAGCAAGTTTTCCTCTGGAATTCTATTCACCCACCAATCATGCGGTTTCACTGGTTGGCTGGGATGATGATGAACAGGTCTGGATTTTACGCAATTCCTGGGGACCCGGCTGGGGGGAAGACGGCTACATGCGCATCAGTTACCATTCAGCCAGGGTCGCACTTGAAGGAACCTATCTGCGGTATGGGGACTGGGAAGGCGTTGACCATGATATCATCAACACAACAGGCATTACCGCCGATTTGCAGTATTCCGGAGTGCAGCCGGTGGCCCGGGGACTGTATGAATGGGGTGGCAATCACGCATCCATGGTCAATGAATCAACCATTGATGCGACCATCAGCGTAGATGAAGGCAACCCTTATGTCCACGGCATGTTTTTATGGGCCGGCCGTGACAGCCTGATTGAAAACCACGGATCCATCACTGCGGCATCCCGTTCGGAAAATGACCAGTCAACGGCGTACGGCATTGTTCTGCAGGGTCATAAAGTTCTCAACACCGGCAGTATTCAGGTCGAAGCGGAAGCGATGGAGAACGATCGGGCCACGGCATACGGGATCCGGATGTTTGGTTTTGATGATACGGCGGTGCTGACCAATGAAGGCAACGTGGTTTCCGAAGCCCCCACACCCAATGGCTGGGCATATGGGTTGTTCGGTTCCGGTCTTTCAAAACTGATCAACAACGGACAGGTGACCGCCAAAGGAAATGGCATGGGGGCGGGTGTCATGACCTATGATGACACAACCGTTCAAAATACGGGTGTAATCGAATCACATGCAGAAGATGGATCCTCTTTCGGCGTATTTCAATATGGTGGCCGGCTGACCAACTCCGCTTCCGGTAAAATTGTTGCAACATCCAATCAGGGAGAATCCACGGGAATCGGTGGTGGAATGTTTGACTATTTCATAAATGCAGGAACCATTACCAGCCAGAGTTCCCAGGGATTTGCCCGGGGTATTTTTGTTTCAGACAGTAAGTTCATCATGAACTCCGGCCTGATAGATGTCAATGCTTCTGGAATGGAATCTGAATCATATGGCGTTTTGATTGAGGGCGAGACCCGATTCGAGAACACGGGAACCATTCGCGCCAACGCCACAAACACCGCGTTTGGTGCCGCCATTCAAAACCGGGGAACCCTGATCAATCATCCCGGTGCGACAATTTCCGCCTCAAGTTCCGGTGGCGACGCCTTTGCCATCAGTCTCGACCATGCCATTGCCATCAACAACGGCATGGTTACCGGAGATACGCTGCTGGATAATGACAGCCTGCTGATGGGTAACGGGATTCATACGGGTGATCTTTTGAGCAATTTCAGTCAGGTAACACCGGGTAACTCCATCGGCACCCTGACAGTTACAGGCGACTACCATCAGGGCGCCGGATCGACGCTGGCCATTGAGGTGGACCAGAGCGCGTCGGACATACTTCATGTTTCCGGTACCGCTTTTCTGGACGGCACGCTGCACATTATTCCCATAGGCTATGTATCGGACAGCAGCCACACCTTTTTGAATGCCGCCGGTATTTCCGGCGCATTCACCACGATTTCCTCCCCGGCAGTATTTGATATCGACATCTCTGACAATGCTTTGGGGCTGGGTTTTGACTTGAACCGCAACAGCTATACGTCTCTGGTCTCAAATCCTGCCCATGCGGATATGGCCGATATTCTCGACCACACCCGCCCTTCAGCTTCCAATGATATCGCCGATATCCTGAATCTTCTGGACACCATGGACATGAACGGCCTGGACCGGGCCATGGGAAACATTTATCCTGCCATGCATGGCGCTGCGGGCTATGCCGTCCTGGGCAACATCCAGAGAAACAACCGGCATCTGCAACGGCAGATGGATTTGACAGATGCCTTTCGCTTCACCGATCCAGACCCGGACGCCGATCCGGAATCCGATGACGGGCAGACATGGAGATCCTGGGCAACAGCCACGGGTTCTGAAACCCGCCATCATTCCCACGGGGCAGTCCCGGGATTCAGGGAAAAAACGGGGGGACTGATGGTGGGTGCGGATCACAAACCCACAGACAAAAAAACATTCGGAGGCGCCATCGCTGTATCATACCAGAACCTGGATGGTAAAATGAACATCGGCCAATCAACCATTGAATCATACCAGGGTTTCCTTTACAGTCAATGGACGGAAACCCAAGAAGGACAGGGCGCTTACGTGAATACCGGACTGGGTGCCGGGATTGTCGAAATCGATACCGACCGAACCATTCATTTCCTGAACCGAACCGCAACCAGTGACCATACCGCCCAGACAGGCGCGTTGTTCATGGGAACGGGATATGGTTTCAAATATGCCGACTGGCTGGTTCGTCCCGGCTTTGACATGAATTACGCCTTTATGCATGAAGATTCCTTCACAGAATCAGGGGCTGACAGCATGACTCTGGATGTGGACTCCCGCACGTCCTATTCTCTGCAATCCCATATCGGTTTGAACCTGTCCAGAAAACTCACCTTTGAAACCGGTGAACTGATTCCCGAATTTCGAATCGGGTGGATTCATGAATTCTTTCCTGATCCTAAAAATTTCAACGCCCGTTTTCATGACACCCCGTATTCATTTGAAGCTCCCGGCCGGGACATGCCAAAAAATTCAGGACTCGTTGGCGCTTCGCTCAAGACTCGGTTTTCAAGGGTTCTGTTCGGTGCCTTTGATTATGACTATTATTTCATGGAAGCCAACCAGGGATCTGCACATAAATTCAATATCCAGATTCAGTATCATTTTTAG